One genomic segment of Marinitoga piezophila KA3 includes these proteins:
- a CDS encoding MFS transporter produces the protein MTFAISIAHFLADFLNSFFKPLGPYFIERYNIDSRTFTSLLSLIGALSSILQIFFGLYFDRRKRDGVYIISILIMEIILISILGFVNSFWISLIVIFFTRLFNSAFHPIGASFAGRENKGHHIAWFSVFGTFGAAMGPIFITMYLSIVGFEKIYYVGLIALLFIPYLYKKLWKYEKQQIAEKRFPQLSEALTLIPIFLMVTLRGFVMDIFHTFVPIYVNLHGASLVVGGATLSIGMIIGMFTNFYGTKLMEKIGIRFINLIGFLGMGIAGILLLMVDTSFLRIIAFALFDAFGFLTMSANIVEAQSLMPKNKSFASSVSMGFAWAIGNFISSGYAAIFGNNVSFVLYSVSIFSIFLGIIYPIYYKNKKRFNN, from the coding sequence GTGACTTTCGCCATTTCAATTGCTCATTTTTTAGCCGACTTTTTAAACTCTTTCTTTAAACCGTTAGGTCCATACTTCATTGAAAGATATAATATTGACAGTAGAACATTTACAAGCTTACTTTCTTTAATAGGTGCATTGTCATCGATTTTGCAAATATTTTTTGGATTATATTTTGATAGGAGAAAACGCGATGGTGTATATATTATTTCTATATTGATAATGGAAATAATATTGATTTCTATCTTAGGATTTGTAAACAGTTTCTGGATTTCACTGATAGTAATATTTTTTACAAGATTGTTTAATTCTGCTTTTCATCCTATTGGTGCCAGTTTTGCAGGAAGAGAGAACAAAGGACATCATATTGCCTGGTTCTCAGTATTTGGAACATTTGGAGCTGCAATGGGACCAATATTTATTACAATGTATCTCAGCATAGTTGGATTTGAAAAAATCTATTACGTTGGGCTTATAGCATTATTATTTATTCCTTATTTATATAAAAAATTATGGAAATATGAAAAACAACAAATAGCAGAAAAAAGATTCCCTCAACTTTCTGAAGCACTTACATTAATTCCTATTTTTTTAATGGTAACCCTAAGAGGTTTTGTAATGGATATATTCCATACATTTGTACCTATATACGTTAATTTGCACGGTGCCAGTCTTGTTGTAGGTGGTGCTACTTTAAGTATTGGTATGATTATCGGAATGTTTACCAATTTCTATGGAACAAAATTAATGGAAAAAATAGGTATTAGGTTTATAAATTTAATTGGTTTCCTTGGAATGGGTATTGCCGGTATATTATTATTAATGGTTGATACATCATTTTTAAGAATAATAGCCTTTGCATTATTTGATGCCTTTGGATTTTTAACAATGTCAGCAAATATTGTTGAGGCACAGAGTCTAATGCCTAAAAATAAAAGTTTTGCTTCATCGGTATCAATGGGATTTGCCTGGGCTATAGGAAATTTCATATCCAGTGGATATGCTGCAATTTTTGGAAATAACGTCTCTTTTGTTTTATATAGCGTTAGCATATTTTCCATATTTCTTGGTATAATATATCCTATATACTATAAAAATAAAAAAAGATTTAATAATTAA
- a CDS encoding M3 family oligoendopeptidase produces the protein MKWDLTFFYDSPENEQIKKDFENALEGAKKLKEKYYPILSSKELSAKEVKNFLEELEKLIEKPYFAMQYASLLYSANTQDKTAQKLVAMGQDYLTKGEMELSFWKPVLLSHSLEKLEELKNSPELEKYKHVLEVLIEEKPHVLSEDAEKALSALEPAGRRAFSKLYEKLVSSYTFEIEIDGELKTMTGAEIRSLRQHPDKDLRQKAMKMFFERYEKDKIILESTFNSVAKYYDTESKLRNYPEPISMRNMANEVKDEIVKMVIDVTTEQTPIVHKYYKWKRDFLGYDITLADIYAPLKPVKKEISFEDAKKLVLDAYYEFDKEIGDIVKSFFDENRIDSEIQPGKRGGAFCSYNIPNYKPFILLNYTGNMRDVMTLAHELGHGVHGTLSSKQSLLNYHTPLTMAEVASVFGEMLVMDKLLKELEGEEKQMFIASKIEDMFATMFRQNMFARFEIQSHKMIDENGMASWEELSELYEKELKIMFGDSVKIPEEYKYEWSTIPHMLAVPFYVYAYNFANLLVIALYEKYLEEGKAFIPKYKELLSSGGNAAPEKLLEKLDIDITKKEFWEKGFKYIERELINKL, from the coding sequence ATGAAGTGGGATTTAACTTTTTTCTATGATTCACCAGAAAATGAACAAATTAAAAAGGATTTTGAAAATGCGCTTGAAGGAGCAAAAAAGTTAAAAGAAAAATATTATCCTATACTTTCTTCAAAAGAATTATCAGCTAAAGAGGTTAAAAATTTTCTTGAAGAATTGGAAAAACTTATTGAAAAACCATATTTTGCAATGCAATATGCAAGTTTATTATACTCTGCAAATACTCAGGATAAAACAGCTCAAAAATTAGTTGCTATGGGACAGGATTACCTTACAAAAGGAGAAATGGAACTTTCATTCTGGAAACCTGTATTATTAAGCCATTCACTTGAAAAGCTTGAAGAATTAAAAAATTCACCTGAATTAGAAAAGTATAAACATGTACTTGAAGTATTAATTGAAGAAAAACCTCATGTTTTAAGTGAAGACGCTGAAAAAGCTTTATCTGCTTTAGAACCTGCTGGAAGAAGAGCATTTAGCAAGTTATATGAAAAATTAGTTTCCTCATATACATTTGAAATTGAAATTGACGGTGAATTAAAAACAATGACAGGTGCTGAAATTCGTTCATTAAGACAACATCCTGACAAAGATTTAAGACAAAAAGCAATGAAAATGTTCTTTGAAAGATATGAAAAGGATAAAATCATATTAGAAAGCACATTTAATTCAGTTGCAAAATATTACGATACAGAAAGCAAATTAAGAAACTATCCAGAACCAATTTCCATGAGAAATATGGCAAATGAGGTTAAAGATGAAATTGTAAAAATGGTAATAGATGTAACCACAGAGCAAACACCTATTGTTCATAAATACTATAAATGGAAAAGAGATTTCCTTGGATACGATATAACCCTTGCTGACATCTATGCACCATTAAAACCGGTAAAAAAGGAAATATCCTTTGAAGATGCAAAAAAATTGGTACTTGATGCCTACTATGAATTTGACAAAGAGATTGGGGATATTGTAAAATCATTCTTTGATGAAAACAGAATTGATTCTGAAATTCAACCTGGAAAACGTGGTGGAGCATTCTGTTCATATAATATTCCTAACTACAAACCATTTATATTACTCAACTATACAGGAAACATGAGAGATGTAATGACATTAGCACATGAACTAGGACATGGTGTGCATGGGACATTATCTTCAAAACAGTCATTATTAAATTATCATACACCATTAACAATGGCAGAAGTAGCTTCTGTATTTGGCGAAATGCTCGTAATGGACAAATTACTAAAGGAATTAGAAGGCGAAGAAAAACAGATGTTTATAGCTTCAAAAATAGAGGATATGTTCGCAACAATGTTCAGGCAAAACATGTTTGCTAGATTCGAAATACAGTCACACAAAATGATTGATGAAAATGGAATGGCTTCATGGGAAGAATTGTCAGAATTATATGAAAAAGAATTAAAAATAATGTTTGGTGATTCTGTAAAAATCCCTGAAGAATACAAATACGAATGGAGCACAATACCTCATATGCTTGCAGTACCATTCTATGTATATGCATATAACTTTGCAAATCTTCTTGTAATTGCATTATATGAAAAATATCTTGAAGAAGGAAAAGCATTTATCCCGAAATATAAAGAATTATTATCCAGCGGTGGAAATGCAGCTCCAGAAAAATTACTTGAAAAACTGGATATTGATATTACTAAAAAAGAATTCTGGGAAAAAGGCTTTAAATATATAGAAAGAGAACTAATTAATAAGTTATAA
- a CDS encoding uberolysin/carnocyclin family circular bacteriocin, which produces MKNKNIFFIEIFITLSLFSVFFTFSSINLASMLGISKHAAEKVIDIIDTFSTVTTIISIITAVIGAGAITAGLVAVAKKMIKKYGKRYATMW; this is translated from the coding sequence ATGAAGAATAAAAATATATTTTTTATAGAAATTTTTATAACCCTTAGTCTTTTTAGTGTCTTTTTTACTTTTTCAAGTATTAATTTAGCATCTATGCTTGGAATCTCAAAACATGCAGCTGAAAAGGTTATAGATATCATTGATACATTTTCAACGGTAACAACAATTATTTCAATTATTACAGCAGTTATTGGAGCAGGAGCAATTACAGCAGGACTTGTTGCTGTTGCAAAAAAAATGATAAAAAAATATGGCAAAAGATATGCAACTATGTGGTAA
- a CDS encoding integral membrane protein, translating into MPRKRHISIYLILYLFLCFELIYFYDKIFCLSGEIYAIPQKHSFKLAIDIILNNLKNFISYIFLFPLMPVFWIIDLFSTTWSIYIGIKSVGLYNTFDKLFPHIVIEFPNYIIYSYISYCLMLNFYRFKYNVILKIFSEYKSILLINIFSIIISGFVEGLIS; encoded by the coding sequence ATGCCAAGAAAAAGACATATTTCTATTTATCTAATATTGTACCTATTTTTATGTTTTGAATTAATATATTTTTATGATAAGATATTTTGTTTATCCGGGGAAATATATGCAATACCACAAAAACATAGCTTTAAATTAGCTATTGATATTATATTAAATAATTTAAAAAATTTTATATCTTATATATTTTTATTTCCTTTAATGCCAGTATTCTGGATAATTGATCTATTTTCAACAACCTGGAGTATTTATATTGGTATAAAATCAGTAGGTTTATATAATACTTTTGATAAACTTTTTCCACATATTGTTATAGAATTTCCAAATTATATTATCTATTCTTATATATCCTATTGCCTTATGCTTAATTTTTATAGATTTAAATACAATGTGATTTTAAAAATATTTTCTGAATATAAGAGCATTTTATTAATAAATATTTTTTCTATTATAATAAGTGGGTTTGTAGAAGGTTTAATATCCTAA
- a CDS encoding ATP-binding cassette domain-containing protein, producing the protein MLELKNCSKKYGNKVIFENVSYTFYNNIYWLKGENGIGKSVFLRCLSNIEEFSEGIYKNNFKKILYIPEFSLNEDWLTLEENIRLFMYYHNIKITENTFKEILKKLNINDFSIFPYKASMGTNLKTIFSLIFIPKVWSLIVIDETLSHIDIKTQNIIFNELKKRVSEGTIIIFTYHGILNSHKFIELTLKKEGIFCD; encoded by the coding sequence ATGCTTGAACTTAAAAACTGCTCTAAGAAATATGGAAATAAAGTTATTTTTGAAAATGTATCCTATACTTTTTATAATAATATATATTGGTTAAAAGGAGAAAACGGAATAGGAAAAAGTGTATTTCTTAGATGCCTTTCAAATATAGAAGAATTTAGTGAAGGAATATATAAAAATAATTTTAAAAAAATTTTGTATATTCCAGAATTTTCACTTAATGAAGACTGGCTAACATTAGAAGAAAATATAAGATTATTTATGTATTATCATAATATAAAAATTACAGAAAATACCTTTAAAGAGATTTTAAAAAAATTAAATATAAATGATTTTTCCATATTTCCTTATAAAGCGTCTATGGGGACAAATTTAAAAACAATTTTTTCATTAATTTTTATACCAAAAGTGTGGAGTTTAATTGTAATTGATGAAACTCTTTCTCATATTGATATAAAAACACAAAATATTATATTTAATGAGTTAAAAAAAAGAGTATCTGAAGGAACAATAATAATATTTACTTATCACGGAATTTTAAATAGTCATAAATTTATAGAATTAACCTTAAAAAAGGAAGGGATATTTTGTGATTAA
- a CDS encoding alpha-amylase, giving the protein MKKLVVTFVFMFFLSFFFILNGCVNQTLKTSYHEKKQILKEVKSEWGNAYFRGTPNNWGITHMSKIGPHTWQIIIKFNNGDGYGKPRFKIDHFGDWKESYPANDYEVEPYTTYKITFYDDTHYIKVEKYIKAVNGVMLQAFQWYLPEYNEKTKSGLWVELSKKIPDLALMGITALWLPPAYKGQAGKSDVGYGVYDLYDLGEFNQKGTISTKYGTKEQYLKLIENAHLYNIQVYGDIVFNHKMGADNTEWVNATKVSWNNRNIEIENKTIKAWTLFNFPGRNNKYSDFKWRWYHFDGVDWDQNTGEKAIFRFNGIGKAWDWEVDDENFNYDYLMGADLDMDHPEVVQELKKWGKWYVNFTKIDGFRLDAVKHIKFSFFNDWLDYMRNVLGKELFTVGEYWSTDINKLENYISKTEGRMSLFDVPLHQHFYEASNSGGYYDMRNIFNGTLVQKNPIKAVTFVENHDTQPGQSLSSPVQDWFKPLAYAMILLRKDGYPCVFYGDMYGAPGIKEQYGTIKKLIEARKLYSYGKQYDYLDHQDIIGWTRLGDEEHPKSMAVILSDGPGGSKWMYVGKKKTKFIDLLGNIKEEIWTNDYGWAEFKVNGGSVSVWVEE; this is encoded by the coding sequence ATGAAAAAGTTAGTGGTAACTTTTGTTTTTATGTTTTTTTTATCTTTTTTTTTCATTTTAAATGGATGTGTTAACCAAACTCTGAAAACATCATATCATGAAAAGAAACAAATTTTAAAAGAAGTTAAAAGTGAATGGGGGAATGCATATTTTAGAGGCACACCAAACAATTGGGGAATTACTCATATGTCTAAAATAGGTCCTCATACATGGCAAATTATAATTAAATTTAATAATGGAGATGGTTATGGAAAACCAAGATTTAAGATAGATCATTTTGGTGATTGGAAAGAAAGTTATCCCGCTAATGATTATGAAGTTGAACCTTACACCACTTATAAAATAACTTTTTATGATGATACTCATTATATAAAAGTTGAAAAATATATAAAAGCTGTAAATGGTGTAATGCTACAGGCCTTTCAATGGTATTTGCCAGAATATAATGAGAAAACCAAAAGCGGATTATGGGTAGAGTTATCAAAAAAAATTCCAGATTTAGCCTTAATGGGGATAACGGCATTATGGCTTCCACCAGCATATAAAGGGCAGGCAGGAAAAAGTGATGTGGGGTATGGAGTCTATGATTTGTATGATCTTGGAGAATTCAATCAAAAAGGTACTATTTCAACAAAATACGGAACGAAAGAACAATATTTAAAATTAATTGAAAATGCCCATTTATATAATATACAGGTTTATGGCGATATTGTATTTAATCATAAAATGGGAGCAGATAATACAGAATGGGTTAATGCAACAAAAGTTTCATGGAATAATAGGAATATTGAAATTGAAAATAAAACAATAAAAGCATGGACACTTTTTAATTTTCCAGGACGAAATAATAAATATTCAGATTTTAAATGGAGATGGTATCATTTTGATGGTGTAGATTGGGATCAAAACACTGGTGAAAAAGCTATATTCAGGTTTAATGGAATTGGAAAGGCATGGGATTGGGAAGTGGATGATGAAAATTTTAATTATGATTATTTAATGGGTGCAGATCTTGATATGGATCATCCTGAAGTTGTACAAGAACTTAAAAAATGGGGTAAATGGTATGTTAATTTTACAAAAATTGATGGATTTAGATTAGATGCTGTAAAACACATAAAATTTAGTTTTTTTAATGATTGGCTGGATTATATGAGAAATGTATTAGGAAAAGAATTATTTACAGTTGGAGAATATTGGAGTACAGATATTAATAAACTAGAAAATTATATATCAAAAACAGAAGGTAGAATGTCTCTCTTTGATGTTCCATTGCATCAACATTTTTACGAGGCATCGAATTCTGGGGGCTATTATGACATGAGAAATATTTTTAATGGAACACTTGTTCAGAAAAATCCTATAAAAGCTGTTACTTTTGTTGAAAATCATGACACACAGCCTGGTCAGTCTTTATCTTCTCCTGTACAGGATTGGTTTAAACCTTTAGCTTATGCAATGATTCTATTGCGAAAAGATGGTTATCCATGTGTTTTTTATGGGGATATGTATGGTGCTCCTGGAATAAAAGAACAATATGGGACAATTAAAAAACTTATTGAAGCAAGAAAGTTATATTCATATGGAAAGCAATATGATTATTTAGATCACCAAGACATAATTGGTTGGACAAGATTGGGAGACGAAGAACACCCAAAAAGCATGGCAGTAATACTTTCGGATGGTCCTGGTGGAAGCAAATGGATGTATGTTGGAAAGAAAAAAACAAAGTTTATAGATTTGCTGGGGAATATAAAAGAGGAAATTTGGACAAATGATTATGGATGGGCAGAATTTAAAGTTAATGGAGGTTCTGTCTCTGTTTGGGTAGAAGAATAA